The Candidatus Methylomirabilis sp. genome contains a region encoding:
- a CDS encoding methyltransferase domain-containing protein codes for MGDSVLRRVYRYLVQSQHEGLRTYEAVVHLLHRISDANSLLDVGCGDGVKTMHYARELGVDATKVYGIEQQSQYVELASQQVRVIQIDLERELFPMGDEEIDVIICNQVLEHLKNIFTPMKEMARVVKTGGYLLIGLPNLAAIQNRALLLLGRQPLCNVIVGPHIRCFTTSGFIDFLKSNPNFELVEVTGATLYPFPYPIVKYGASSFPGLSSYAFFLLKKVRHAPSQYGWEISGMDTLF; via the coding sequence GTGGGCGACTCAGTGTTACGGAGAGTCTATCGGTACCTGGTGCAATCTCAGCACGAAGGATTAAGGACTTACGAGGCCGTGGTCCATCTGCTCCACCGCATTTCTGATGCGAACAGCCTCTTGGACGTTGGGTGCGGGGACGGCGTCAAGACGATGCATTATGCAAGGGAACTAGGAGTTGATGCGACTAAGGTTTATGGCATTGAGCAACAATCCCAATACGTCGAACTTGCCAGCCAGCAGGTCAGGGTCATCCAGATCGATCTGGAGAGGGAATTATTCCCCATGGGTGACGAGGAAATAGACGTCATTATTTGTAACCAGGTGCTGGAGCATCTCAAGAACATCTTTACCCCAATGAAGGAAATGGCCAGGGTTGTTAAAACAGGCGGATATTTGCTGATTGGCCTTCCGAATTTGGCAGCCATTCAGAATCGCGCCCTCCTGCTATTGGGGCGCCAGCCGCTGTGTAATGTCATAGTCGGTCCGCATATACGTTGCTTTACGACGAGTGGCTTTATTGATTTCTTGAAATCGAATCCAAACTTCGAGCTCGTTGAGGTCACAGGTGCTACGCTCTATCCCTTCCCATATCCGATCGTGAAATATGGGGCATCCAGTTTTCCAGGGTTGTCATCTTACGCCTTTTTCTTACTGAAGAAAGTGCGACACGCGCCCTCTCAATACGGCTGGGAGATTTCA
- a CDS encoding glycosyltransferase family 2 protein, translated as MPSHRTRLCDQEVAEEIDGRSYGVDNRMSQPSCPHVSIFIPTYNDEKDLSACIESLRYVRYAKQKLELVVWDNGSSDNTVPMVEARFQAMVGEDWASLRLIQNRKNDGCYIPYNLVVSSLAPQAEYILGLDADVELEPDALLRLVEVTRNERVAVVGARSVVYSNPVQTAHGAGFVSRWTARYSDRDARKLVECDYVIGCCWLLDKRVFQQFGGFSPDFFINHWEVDYCLRAKTRGWRILYEPNAVAKHKIQYPATCSPERIYYMFRNKLLMIRHNDYFKSPSLAMALCVLLSSGRILSSAIQTGNVKDAFNAWHGLYDGLRNVTGAISQGP; from the coding sequence CCTTCTTGCCCCCACGTTTCCATATTTATTCCCACCTATAACGATGAGAAAGATCTTTCTGCGTGTATTGAGTCTCTAAGGTACGTGAGGTACGCGAAGCAGAAATTGGAGCTCGTTGTCTGGGACAACGGCTCATCGGATAACACGGTCCCGATGGTTGAAGCACGGTTCCAGGCCATGGTTGGAGAAGATTGGGCGTCCCTGCGGCTCATCCAGAACAGAAAAAACGACGGGTGCTATATTCCCTATAACCTGGTCGTCTCGTCCTTGGCTCCTCAGGCTGAGTACATCCTCGGACTGGATGCCGATGTCGAGCTTGAACCGGACGCCCTCCTCCGCCTCGTCGAGGTTACGCGCAACGAGCGAGTTGCCGTTGTGGGGGCCCGATCCGTGGTCTACAGCAATCCGGTCCAGACGGCCCATGGCGCCGGGTTTGTCAGCCGGTGGACAGCCAGGTACTCCGATCGGGATGCCCGCAAACTGGTCGAGTGCGATTACGTCATCGGATGCTGCTGGTTGCTGGATAAGCGAGTCTTCCAGCAGTTCGGCGGATTTTCCCCTGATTTCTTCATCAATCATTGGGAGGTGGACTATTGCCTGCGGGCGAAAACCCGTGGGTGGCGAATCCTCTATGAGCCAAATGCTGTCGCGAAACACAAGATCCAGTATCCAGCGACTTGCAGCCCCGAGCGCATATACTATATGTTCCGGAACAAGCTGCTCATGATCAGACACAACGACTATTTCAAGAGTCCATCGTTGGCGATGGCTCTGTGCGTTCTTCTTTCCTCCGGACGAATTCTCAGTTCAGCAATCCAGACCGGGAATGTGAAGGATGCCTTCAATGCCTGGCATGGGCTGTACGATGGACTACGGAATGTCACCGGAGCGATTTCGCAAGGACCATAG